A DNA window from Centroberyx gerrardi isolate f3 chromosome 5, fCenGer3.hap1.cur.20231027, whole genome shotgun sequence contains the following coding sequences:
- the LOC139915334 gene encoding protein phosphatase 1 regulatory subunit 12B-like isoform X2 → MSSLLSHNKDQPRTRKSLSDSSPTSPTATTKSLRHERVSRLNSSGSSDVSKDRTPNHTESYISRRENRLSARKKAEEETGCSDYKKMYKEALTTNQRLKSRLDVSKQELVMVQTQLERAQRKGRIADCSSNMLETEKKVKTELKMENQRLKDENGALIRVISKLSK, encoded by the exons ATGTCATCTCTACTTTCTCACAACAAGGATCAGCCACGCACTAGAAAGTCCCTCTCTGACTCTTCTCCAACTTCACCCACTGCCACCACCAAGAGCCTGAGG CATGAGAGAGTGTCTAG ATTGAACTCCTCTGGATCCTCTGATGTTTCCAAAGACAGAACACCAAACCACACCGAGTCCTACATCTCTCGGAGGGAGAACAGGCTATCGGCACGGaaaaaggcagaggaagagacggGATGCAGTGACTATAAAAAG ATGTACAAAGAGGCACTGACCACCAATCAAAGGCTCAAGTCCAGGCTGGATGTGAGTAAACAGGAACTGGTCATGGTTCAGACGCAGCTGGAGAGAGCACAG CGTAAAGGAAGAATTGCTGATTGTAGCTCCAACATGCTTGAGACTGAAAAAAAG GTTAAGACAGAGCTAAAGATGGAGAACCAGAGACTGAAGGATGAGAATGGAGCTTTAATCCGGGTCATCAGTAAACTGTCCAAGTGA
- the LOC139915334 gene encoding protein phosphatase 1 regulatory subunit 12B-like isoform X1, with protein sequence MSSLLSHNKDQPRTRKSLSDSSPTSPTATTKSLRHERVSRLNSSGSSDVSKDRTPNHTESYISRRENRLSARKKAEEETGCSDYKKMYKEALTTNQRLKSRLDVSKQELVMVQTQLERAQRKGRIADCSSNMLETEKKERRGLEKRISDMEEELKVKTELKMENQRLKDENGALIRVISKLSK encoded by the exons ATGTCATCTCTACTTTCTCACAACAAGGATCAGCCACGCACTAGAAAGTCCCTCTCTGACTCTTCTCCAACTTCACCCACTGCCACCACCAAGAGCCTGAGG CATGAGAGAGTGTCTAG ATTGAACTCCTCTGGATCCTCTGATGTTTCCAAAGACAGAACACCAAACCACACCGAGTCCTACATCTCTCGGAGGGAGAACAGGCTATCGGCACGGaaaaaggcagaggaagagacggGATGCAGTGACTATAAAAAG ATGTACAAAGAGGCACTGACCACCAATCAAAGGCTCAAGTCCAGGCTGGATGTGAGTAAACAGGAACTGGTCATGGTTCAGACGCAGCTGGAGAGAGCACAG CGTAAAGGAAGAATTGCTGATTGTAGCTCCAACATGCTTGAGACTGAAAAAAAG GAAAGACGGGGTCTAGAAAAGAGGATATCAGATATGGAAGAGGAATTGAAG GTTAAGACAGAGCTAAAGATGGAGAACCAGAGACTGAAGGATGAGAATGGAGCTTTAATCCGGGTCATCAGTAAACTGTCCAAGTGA